In Papaver somniferum cultivar HN1 chromosome 1, ASM357369v1, whole genome shotgun sequence, a genomic segment contains:
- the LOC113293982 gene encoding mitogen-activated protein kinase kinase kinase 5-like isoform X1, with product MPWWQKGSSSSSSIKSSSSSPSSSSINHNTLTTEQQQQQQQRINRFHQQPRLTRQRKLRHLREIDVEDNNQQRFIRSGSWTVTSPSPSSVGSSSANNNNNNTSGVPQPLPLPSDYNSFLLRRGDSESRLPLPSPKEDFFRKGDGGGDDIIDRDNSMRGDGVGDGIDFGSAIGSRFPDHHKGVEHGDNQSVKSQNGRGKKVILQGPIDVGKDQNNFLLNFPAKSAPASGLSSPVLSPRRMSTGDFGSTYIPSQGLQTWSTQEFAAADILHPGYSHRASPENIFASPDLSPLPSPRARSPGWNHLKSPSGPSSPLHHKSSLDSNSTMSSAWHDNSGHQVTGHRLPLPPGVAMPSMSTSSVPQNIVAKPETPSMTNQWQKGKLIGRGTFGSVYVASNRITGALCAMKEVDLIPDDAKSAECLNQLEQEIKVLSQLKHPNIVQYYGSETIGDHFYIYLEYVHPGSINKYVQEHCGAMTEDIVRNFTRHILSGLAYLHSKKTVHRDIKGANLLVDAHGVVKLADFGMAKHLNGHAANLSMKGSPYWMAPEVIHAALQNDSNSDAALAVDIWSLGCTIIEMLQGKPPWSQFEGAAALFKVLRENPPIPETLSPAGKDFLQLCFRRNPAERPSASMLLEHGFLRNSNLSEVTPNSHRPEVPSNSHRSEVPPLAQAFSGMRMVDGAHSATELCKHRVDLLLSPASHTSSKGQMLFNNSESTGQQSHHLEPSDHAAAPRLSPRSTLETLPSSPPPNASYRGINHNTSKLSLNGVNGVHLGPGTSRPYALPLSMDSQSGSSTSLLRGVDQNYDRLIMQHST from the exons ATGCCTTGGTGGCAGAAAGGTTCATCCTCATCCTCCTCaatcaaatcttcatcttcatcaccatcttcttcttccattaaTCACAACACATTAACaacagaacaacaacaacaacaacaacaacgtatCAATAGATTTCATCAACAACCAAGACTTACTCGTCAACGTAAACTCAGACATTTAAGAGAGATTGATGTAGAGGATAATAATCAACAACGTTTTATTAGATCTGGAAGTTGGACTGTTActtctccttcaccttcttctgtCGGTTCTTCTTctgctaacaataataataataatacttcTGGTGTTCCTCAACCTTTACCTTTACCTTCTGATTATAATTCATTTCTTCTTCGTCGTGGTGATTCTGAATCCAGACTACCTCTTCCTTCtcctaaagaagatttttttagaaaAGGTGATGGGGGAGGTGATGATATTATTGATAGAGACAACTCTATGCGTGGAGATGGAGTTGGGGATGGGATTGATTTTGGTTCTGCCATAGGGAG CAGGTTTCCTGACCATCACAAGGGTGTAGAGCATGGTGACAATCAATCTGTTAAATCTCAAAATGGGCGTGGTAAGAAGGTTATTCTTCAAGGTCCAATTGATGTTGGGAAAGATCAAAATAACTTCCTGTTGAACTTTCCTGCTAAGAGTGCACCAGCCAGTGGCTTATCAAGCCCTGTACTTAGTCCTCGAAGAATGAGTACCGGGGATTTTGGCTCAACTTATATACCTTCTCAAGGACTTCAGACTTGGTCAACCCAAGAATTTGCAGCTGCTGATATCCTTCATCCAGGATATTCTCATCGCGCTTCACCAGAAAACATTTTTGCTAGTCCCGATCTTTCTCCACTTCCTAGTCCAAGAGCAAGAAGTCCTGGATGGAATCATCTGAAAAGTCCATCTGGACCATCATCACCACTGCATCACAAGTCATCATTAGACAGCAACTCTACAATGTCGTCCGCATGGCATGACAATAGTGGTCATCAAGTCACTGGTCACCGCTTGCCCCTTCCTCCAGGAGTTGCTATGCCTTCAATGTCAACAAGTTCTGTTCCTCAAAATATAGTAGCTAAACCCGAGACACCATCCATGACTAATCAATGGCAAAAAGGAAAGCTCATTGGACGGGGTACATTTGGCAGTGTTTATGTTGCTTCCAACCG GATAACTGGAGCCTTATGTGCCATGAAAGAGGTTGACCTAATTCCTGATGATGCCAAATCAGCCGAATGCTTAAATCAATTGGAGCAG GAGATTAAAGTTCTTAGCCAATTGAAGCATCCAAATATCGTGCAGTATTATGGCAGTGAAACA ATAGGAGATCATTTTTACATATATCTTGAATATGTCCATCCTGGATCTATCAATAAGTACGTGCAAGAACATTGTGGAGCTATGACGGAGGACATTGTTCGCAATTTCACTCGTCATATCCTCTCTGGGTTGGCTTACTTACATAGCAAAAAAACTGTCCACAG GGACATTAAAGGGGCAAATTTGCTTGTTGATGCTCATGGTGTTGTTAAGCTTGCGGATTTTGGGATGGCAAAACAC CTTAATGGGCACGCAGCTAATCTCTCGATGAAGGGTAGTCCATACTGGATGGCTCCAGAG GTTATACACGCTGCTTTGCAGAATGATTCTAATAGTGATGCTGCCCTTGCTGTTGATATTTGGAGCTTGGGTTGCACCATTATTGAGATGCTTCAGGGGAAACCTCCCTGGAGTCAGTTTGAAGGG GCTGCAGctttgtttaaggttttgagaGAGAACCCACCAATACCTGAAACATTATCACCAGCGGGCAAGGATTTCCTTCAGCTTTGCTTCCGAAGAAATCCTGCAGAGAGGCCATCTGCAAGCATGTTATTGGAACATGGTTTTTTGAGAAACTCCAATCTCTCAGAAGTTACACCAAACTCCCATCGGCCAGAAGTTCCATCAAACTCCCATCGGTCAGAAGTTCCACCTTTGGCCCAAGCCTTTTCAGGGATGCGAATGGTT GATGGAGCACATAGTGCTACAGAATTGTGTAAACATAGAGTCGATTTGCTACTTTCTCCAGCTTCACATACTTCTTCTAAAGGTCAAATGCTATTTAATAATAG TGAATCTACTGGTCAACAATCTCATCATCTTGAACCTTCCGACCACGCAGCGGCACCCCGTCTATCTCCTCGTTCTACTCTCGAGACACTTCCTAGTTCACCTCCTCCAAATGCAAGTTATCGCGGCATAAATCATAACACTTCGAAACTTTCTCTGAATGGAGTCAATGGTGTACATCTGGGTCCTGGGACTAGCCGCCCTTATGCCCTTCCATTATCCATGGACTCGCAAAGTGGAAGTTCCACATCCCTTTTGAGAGGGGTTGATCAAAACTACGACAGGCTTATAATGCAGCACAGCACTTGA